Proteins co-encoded in one Montipora capricornis isolate CH-2021 chromosome 12, ASM3666992v2, whole genome shotgun sequence genomic window:
- the LOC138027152 gene encoding N(G),N(G)-dimethylarginine dimethylaminohydrolase 1-like, with the protein MKDRNPKKFHYTKAIVCGVPSSLPTLAQRQSDSLGVVDYSKSVSQHAQYVSALKNLGLQVIELQADEDHPDCVFVEDVAVVCEGVALLVQLGHPSRRGESVKMKKVLEDLGLTVQEMNQPATLDGGDVLFTGREFFVGLSTRTNHQGLESLAKAFPNYPVTGVTVRDNLHLKSMMTMAGPDIIVVGGSEASKTAWHEIENKGRFKYERLMVPEDKAANCLYINDTLIHLPASEIPSSYGSFKQLPGPKVELENSELYKVDGCLTCLSILL; encoded by the coding sequence ATGAAGGATCGGAACCCTAAAAAATTTCATTACACAAAGGCGATCGTATGTGGTGTACCGTCGTCACTTCCTACCCTCGCGCAGCGACAAAGTGATTCCTTGGGAGTCGTAGACTATAGCAAATCTGTGAGTCAACATGCTCAATATGTTTCAGCTTTAAAAAACCTTGGGTTACAAGTAATAGAACTTCAAGCAGACGAAGATCACCCAGATTGTGTATTTGTTGAAGATGTTGCCGTGGTTTGTGAAGGTGTCGCGTTACTCGTTCAGCTGGGACATCCAAGCAGACGCGGTGAGTCTGTAAAGATGAAGAAAGTGTTGGAGGATTTGGGTTTGACAGTACAAGAAATGAACCAGCCAGCGACTCTAGACGGTGGGGATGTTCTGTTTACCGGTAGAGAATTTTTCGTGGGACTTTCTACGAGGACTAACCATCAAGGATTAGAAAGCCTAGCGAAAGCATTTCCAAATTACCCAGTGACAGGTGTAACAGTGAGGGATAACTTACATCTCAAGTCGATGATGACAATGGCGGGGCCAGACATAATAGTTGTTGGAGGAAGTGAGGCCTCGAAAACCGCCTGGCATGAAATAGAGAACAAAGGCCGCTTCAAGTATGAGAGACTTATGGTTCCTGAAGATAAAGCAGCAAATTGTCTGTACATAAATGATACACTGATTCACTTGCCAGCAAGTGAAATCCCAAGCAGTTATGGTTCATTTAAGCAACTCCCTGGTCCAAAGGTTGAACTGGAGAATTCTGAACTGTACAAAGTTGATGGTTGCTTGACTTGTCTGTCGATATTGCTCTGA
- the LOC138027153 gene encoding dr1-associated corepressor-like, with amino-acid sequence MPSKKKKFNARFPPARIKKIMQTDEDVGKVAAAVPVIISKALEMFLQSLVERASEYTRSRNAKTMTPAHLKRCITSENQFDFLKDLVANVPDLPSNEEEQDGEPKPKRKRAPKKPPAQNKERKKSEKRKPQPVAAVSDESEDELESEEEDSSSEGTSNHTSATNSTAKCSSSTSLPSTVPSITLTRPSTDENEESKSSASMSIPMLGHIPGMMGNSFDDEDDDYDS; translated from the exons ATGCCAagcaaaaagaagaaattcaaTGCCCGATTCCCTCCG GCTCGGATCAAGAAAATTATGCAAACAGACGAGGATGTGGGCAAGGTTGCTGCGGCTGTACCTGTGATAATTT CTAAGGCTCTTGAAATGTTTCTGCAGTCGCTGGTGGAGAGAGCTAGCGAATACACCAGATCAAGAAACGCTAAAACCATGACACCAGCACATCT AAAGAGGTGTATTACGTCCGAAAACCAGTTTGACTTTTTAAAAGACTTGGTAGCAAATGTACCCGATCTTCCTTCAAATGAAGAGGAACAAGATGGAGAACCTAAACCAAAAAG AAAAAGGGCACCGAAAAAACCTCCGGCTCAGaacaaggaaagaaagaaatcaGAAAAGAGGAAACCTCAGCCTGTTGCTGCAGTGTCTGATGAATCTGAAGATGAACTTGAATCTGag GAAGAAGACTCTTCATCGGAAGGAACAAGCAATCATACCAGTGCAACAAATTCCACAGCAAAGTGTTCCAGCAGTACATCATTACCATCCACAGTACCATCAATAACACTAACAAGACCCAGTACAGATGAAAATGAGGA GTCTAAATCATCAGCATCCATGAGCATTCCAATGCTTGGCCATATACCAGGAATGATGGGCAATTCATTTGATGACGAAGATGATGACTATGACTCGTGA